One genomic window of Bacteroidota bacterium includes the following:
- a CDS encoding zinc-dependent alcohol dehydrogenase family protein: protein MRALRFHTTGRPAEVLRLDTLPDPEPGPGEVRVRLTHRPINPADLLEVRGRYGTTPDLPAVAGHEGVGVVDRIGAGVPEAALGQRVVPLDAGPTWQTHLVAHPRDLLDVPDGVPDEAAAQLFVNPLTAWLLVDHFGQGWYGTLPKGAWLVQSAGATTVGRLVAQLARQAGARSVSLVRRTSDIVLLEGLGADAVIVVEETSDPKAIRAQIRAATGGAPIRLGIDAVGGATGALVASALGEGGVLLSYGVLSGQPLLLDVGRVIFRRLTVQGVWRTRWFATAPCAVSRAALVHLADLVAQGLLTLPVAGTHDLAEIDDALAHQAQPGRRGKVLLTG, encoded by the coding sequence ATGCGCGCCCTCCGCTTCCACACGACCGGCCGTCCTGCCGAGGTGCTGCGCCTCGACACGCTGCCCGACCCCGAGCCGGGTCCCGGCGAGGTGCGCGTCCGGCTCACGCACCGCCCCATCAACCCGGCAGACCTGCTGGAAGTGCGCGGGCGCTACGGTACCACGCCCGATCTCCCGGCGGTGGCGGGGCACGAGGGGGTCGGCGTTGTGGACCGCATCGGTGCAGGTGTGCCGGAGGCGGCGCTCGGCCAGCGCGTGGTGCCCCTCGACGCCGGGCCGACGTGGCAGACGCACCTCGTGGCCCATCCGCGCGACCTGCTCGATGTCCCCGATGGCGTCCCCGACGAAGCGGCGGCGCAGCTCTTCGTCAACCCGCTTACGGCGTGGCTGCTCGTCGATCATTTCGGGCAGGGATGGTATGGCACACTGCCAAAGGGCGCATGGCTCGTGCAGTCGGCGGGCGCGACGACGGTGGGACGACTCGTCGCGCAGCTCGCACGACAGGCAGGGGCGCGCAGTGTCAGCCTCGTGCGGCGAACGTCAGACATCGTCCTGCTCGAAGGCCTCGGGGCCGATGCCGTGATCGTCGTCGAGGAGACATCTGATCCGAAAGCCATCCGTGCACAGATCCGAGCCGCGACTGGAGGGGCCCCGATTCGCCTCGGCATCGACGCGGTAGGTGGGGCGACGGGCGCGCTCGTGGCGTCGGCGCTGGGCGAGGGCGGGGTGCTGCTATCGTACGGCGTCCTCAGCGGCCAGCCGCTTCTGCTCGACGTTGGGCGTGTGATCTTCCGGCGGCTCACCGTGCAGGGCGTCTGGCGTACGCGCTGGTTCGCGACCGCCCCGTGCGCCGTCAGCCGGGCCGCGCTCGTCCACCTCGCCGACCTCGTCGCGCAGGGCCTCCTCACCCTTCCGGTGGCGGGCACCCACGACCTCGCCGAGATCGACGATGCGCTCGCCCACCAGGCTCAACCGGGCCGACGCGGGAAGGTGCTCTTGACCGGCTGA